The following proteins are co-located in the Bacillaceae bacterium S4-13-56 genome:
- a CDS encoding HNH endonuclease signature motif containing protein, with translation DAEFHEMTKTLQKRYKGYNCKLYKIQNMVFVPIHAQKYKTNLCFSQDTCNYTTEGREKIHKGLKAISKDVLSYSMKSFIPNRTIEYNDNRISKFIAQYGKCAISGIELGLNDWHCHHKNPYHLSKDDSFSNLVILHESVHRLVHMKDNDKIKALIKNLNLSKKQLGKLNELRLQCHNQVI, from the coding sequence AGACGCAGAATTTCATGAAATGACTAAGACATTACAAAAGAGGTATAAAGGATACAATTGCAAACTGTATAAGATACAAAACATGGTTTTTGTACCCATCCATGCCCAAAAATATAAAACGAATTTATGCTTTTCCCAGGATACGTGCAATTACACGACCGAAGGTAGAGAAAAGATACACAAAGGGCTAAAAGCCATAAGTAAAGATGTCTTATCTTACAGCATGAAAAGTTTTATTCCTAATCGAACAATTGAATATAACGACAATCGAATAAGTAAATTTATCGCTCAGTATGGTAAGTGTGCCATTTCTGGAATAGAACTAGGTCTAAATGATTGGCATTGCCACCATAAAAATCCTTATCATCTTTCAAAAGATGATTCATTCTCTAATCTAGTTATACTGCATGAATCAGTCCATAGACTAGTACACATGAAAGACAATGATAAGATTAAAGCATTAATAAAAAACTTAAATCTCTCAAAAAAGCAATTAGGAAAACTGAATGAGCTTCGATTACAATGTCATAATCAAGTAATTTGA